Part of the Hevea brasiliensis isolate MT/VB/25A 57/8 chromosome 16, ASM3005281v1, whole genome shotgun sequence genome is shown below.
agttatggttgTTTGAATTTAGAGTTCCTGTAAAATCTAATTTACAGGATACCCAATTTGTAGAGTCCATATcttccttgtttcttaatatttttgtgtaaatttgaTGTCTAAAACTAAGTTTGGAATCTTGTaaatcttttccaattagttttgtattcatatctatcatggttggtgagttatgaattttaaaagaCAGTAGTGCGATTCTGTTATCAGAAAAATTTACGATTTGTGTATATTatttggctagggttttgtttaatCTATGAATTTTATGATGTTGCATGATATtttggctatcttctgtaatttgttcatgatttttaggcttgtctaactatttttcaaaaatcaaatttcttgctactgtcaatctattagaatttggaaattgtatgtttatgcatattcttatattttcttaggttccaattgatatttgatctatttttctgtgcttttttaattcaagaagtgttatgaagtgtttggaatatgttagaagatgtggacccttaagtagttgtaactaattaggaatcttaaccttttaagagactagagttagaatctaatgtaaattgttattaatatttttttattttttttattttttttattttttttagtttctttattttttattacaaacaaaattggtaagtagccctaaagtaagtaccaaagagggcatttgcgtggagcttacatgGAACTAAACAGGAGTAATccagggatatcattgtcatactaTAAGAGAATATCATTTTTTAAGGGTAGGTTGCCCCAATGGAAATTGCAATTATTAATaagtaagtaatcctaaatttctagaataaccattggcatgaaattatagtaataataggatttttattggGTAAatcaaaattaactttgtttttaatttatctgACTTTTGCATGAAATTAatctaaataaatactttgtaaataaaaattaatattgtttgtaaattaaactaaccttggcatgtaaaataaatttaatttaatacttgataattgcaaaataaatttgcatgtttgaAATCTTTATTGGGTTGTGATTGTTTGAGCCTtaagtgatattagaataaattacacatgtacataattaatttagtttaattatccttagggtaccttggtgaaaaattaattaattaggttaaatagaaatgtagggttatttgaaattgaatttgtttataaattaaattctcaataataaattaattttagccatctggtaaatatcatttaaataattagcaaccccatagatagaaattacttgtgcatgaaaattatttgtaaacaacaatccttttgtgaattacttgcctgtgtaggattagaattgcattttttaggatgaagtttaataaaggaataataaacaagacttctagaaacattagtagaggactgacacttgaattaacgaggttagaccaggtgtaagaggtgcctaacaccttccccttacgtacccactatcccaaacctagacattggACTATGGTAACGACGGTTgcggaaactctgcaaggagtaagttgccatccatgaccctcgaaagaatcactgaatatgtcccggtttttACCTAGGTGGCGActcttgtctatctatgccttagtagcataaatccttagtatcgtGATAGTgctatgggaagacggtacttaccagtggtttgattcaattatgattgtatgaagtgcatgtctaagaaatgctgtctaaggaagtGGTAATTAAGTGAGACTATTATGACTCCATCATCTTTTCTggacctggtgcattttatataattctaatagatgatattttgcctcacgcccccctcccACAATAGGCAATatcaattatataaataaaagacatgattactttttttttttttcatattatctTATAAGTTTGTAAGTGTTAATAAAATTAGTTGTGATTggcattaaaaacaaaattaatatgatgatatcattttcttataaaattaattttagacataATACATtgagaaaattttaataaaaaaactatatttattatatttttaatcatatattttaaatataaaatataagtcAATTGAAGCAAAAAATCCAAACGTTTATGTTATTTCTCTATTATagttaaacattttaattttaatcaataaaatttaaatgtgattataatcaaattttaaaattcaatttgaaaaaaattaaaaaataaattagaatatgaTTCTTgagatttaataaaaattataacttaattcttatatttttaaaataaaataatttactcATACCaaattaatgaaagaaaatggcaaaaACAGAGAAACAGTAGTTAAGTGAAGTATCAAGAGTTGAAAGTTTTCTCCCCTACTCACCGATGAAGTATGTATAATATAAGTCACATACTGTTCAGCCGATGAGCTCTGAAGAGAGCATTTGTCCATTCTGGAAGCCTAGACATATTCTTTTGATAAAGATATTCTGGAAGAACTCCATGCCAAATTTTCATTGCTGGATTGAGGATCTTGCTGTACAAAGAGGCATCTCCCAGaaattcagcaaaaattacctAGTACCAGCACACTCTGGATAGATCAGACGGACCAGCAGATCAAAATCTCTACCAAACCTTTCATTCACTCAACTAAGGTTGATAATGAAAGTCAGATAACCCCGATCACTCAAGCTAAAGAAGTTCTAGGCTGGTTAGGTTAGCATCCTTCAAGGAAACTGTCTGAGATGGGGACAATGAAATATCCCCTTTTAAACAGAAAAAGGGAAAATGACCAATCAAGTTTTATATTATCGTTCATTTTAGAAAGAAAATCAAAAtaactttattatatttttattataaaataattaagttcatcaaaatttattttattaataaaataactctttaatttaaattttatatttaaaaataaatatattttctaaatataatataataaatatattttatataacaaATATTATATAATGGATATATttctaatataataaatattgagCAATTTTGTGCATCACTATCCAAATTTTAGAGAATTTATCGTTGTAACGTAAGAAAGATGGATACGCCACTCTATTATTTTCAGTACAGAATTAATGGTTATCACATAAAACGATTTAAAAAAGCGAAACAAAAAAAATATTCGCaacagaaaagagaaaaaaatctcTCTTATTTATGATTTTCGTTTGGTTAGATTgagttaaattgaatttttttatttgtattttctACAGAGTCAGAGTCAATGGTGACGATGAGCCTTGTTTCGGCCGGTGGCCACCGGTTCCCTACGGGCCCGTGTTTAACGCCCACCGTAAGAAGAAGAGGTGGCAGAGTAAGAGCAGCTCTGGTGGAAGCAAGACCCAAAGCGATGCCACCCCTCAGAGATATTACTTTAGCAAAAGCTGGAGATCGAGTTGATGACTTGCAGGCTGAGGCAAGAGCCATGGCTCGTGCTGCCAACGCCTCCACCTACAGCCCCGAGCTTCTTGCACTTAAATACGGCTCCAAGCCCATCAAGgttactcttcttcttcttcttcttcctctattCAGCTTATTGATTTTTCTCTTTTGAATAAAAAATTTGATTTGGAATTTGGGTTAACAGGTATTGCGGAGGACTCTTAACATTTTGATAGCTCTTGGTTCATTTGGCTTGGAACTATGGCTGGACCAGAGGAATGGGGTGTTTGATCAAAATAAGAGAAGGCGAGCTATTGAACTCAGGAAAATTTTCACTCAATTAGGACCTACTTTTGTCAAGTTAGGGCAGGGATTATCTACTAGACCTGACATATGCCCTTCTGAGTATCTTGAGGAACTTTCAGAGCTTCAGGTGCAATTAATTGTTCAATTTGAATTCTAGTAGTTTTATTTTCCcaatttcttaataatttattCATGCAATTTTAGCTTAAAGTATTCAAAGAATGATCCTAACAACTGTATTTGTTCAATATATACAAgcaacaataatttacatttgaatTAAAGCTAAAATGATTtaaaatttctctcaaaattttttGCATAACCCTAAATCATCTCATTTATAGAAGTTGAATTTCAATGTTAATTTTAAACATATTGTATCGGAAATTAAAGCCTAAGCCTATTATTTCAAACAAAAAACATTTACAAACTTGTTCTATATGGTATTCTCATTTTCCAATTGAACAGGATGCATTGCCTACATTCGCTGATGCAGAAGCATTGTCATGCATTGAGGAAGAGTTGGGGCTACCACTTGATGCGATTTTTTCATCCATGTCCCCATCTCCTATTGCAGCTGCCAGTTTAGGACAAGTTTACAAAGCTAAGCTTAAGCATTCTGGACAAATTGTTGCTGTCAAGGTCCAACGTCCTGGCATTGAAGAAGCCATAGGACTTGACTTTTACCTGATTAGAGGCCTTGGAAATTTTGTCAACAAATATGTTGACATTATCACTAGTGATGTTGTTGCTCTAATTGATGAATTTGGGCGCAGAGTTTATCAAGAGCTCAACTATGTacaggttatttttcttttccaatCTTGTCTTCTATGAAAATGTCCACAATAGATTCATTCCTCAATATtttttgttgaaaaatgaaaaggcAAAGTGTCTCATCACTTCTAGCATCATTAACTTTGGCAAGTACATTATAGTATCGTTATGAACTTTATAAATCACAAAGGATAGAGTCTTTGTAAAGGATGGAGTCTTTATAATTTCTTTAGCATGATCTTCTGGGTTTGAAAGTTTTGATAGGATTCTGCAGGAGGGACAGAATGCAAGGAGGTTTAAAAAGTTGTATGCTGACAGGGAAGATATCCTTGTTCCAGATATCTATTGGAAATATACTAGTGGCAAAGTCTTGACCATGGAGTGGGTTGATGGAGTTAAATTAAATGACCAAGATGCCATTGAGAGACAAGGTCTAAAGGTTCTGGATCTTGTGAATACGGGTATACAATGTAGCCTCCGGCAACTGCTTGAATATGGATACTTTCATGCTGATCCTCATCCTGGTAATCTCTTGGCAACACCTGAGGGAAAGCTTGCTTTTCTTGATTTTGGAATGATGAGTGAAACGCCAGAAGCAGCAAGATCTGCAATAATTGGTCATGTTGTTCACATGGTTAATAGGGATTATGAAGCCATGGCTCGTGATTACTATGTTCTAGATTTCTTGTCTTGTGATGTAGATGTGTCTCCAATTGTACCAGCACTACAGAACTTCTTTGATGATGCACTCAATTACACTGTGAGTGAACTAAACTTCAAAACTCTAGTGGATGGTCTGGGTGCTGTTTTTTATCAATATCCATTTAATGGTGAGTTAATACtggttttgcttctttcttttGATGCCAATGCTGTAGGTTTTCTAGGTCTGTACATTTACTATGGACTTAAGTCCATGGACCTGATTTAAGATAATGATAAACAGCCTTTAGCTACAGTATTTATATTCTGATGGTCTGGCTTCTCAATCACTTGCAGTTCCAGCATATTACGCATTAATATTGCGATCACTTACGGTACTTGAAGGTCTAGCCCTTAATGCTGATCCTAATTTCAAGGTCCTGGCTGCTTCGTATCCCTATTTTGCTAAAAGGCTCCTGACGGATCCAAATCCATATCTAAGAGATGCTCTTATTGAGTTGCTTTTCAAGGATGGAAAGTTTAGGCATGTATTCAGTTAGtcttagtttcattttattattattattattattattattattatttacttttGGTTAAGCATGTTGATGGATTAGTGATTGTTGTTATATACTGACATAAAAACCTGTCAATTTCGCCTCATGCAGATGGAATAGACTTGAAAACTTACTTGTTGAAGGAAGAAAAGATAGAGATTTCTCTGCAAAAGATGCTCTACAACCTGTTTTGAAGCTATTATTGGCTCCAGATGGTGAAGAGCTTCGAGTTTTAGTTGTTAAGGAGTCAGTTCGAGTCACTGAAGCTGTTGTTCTAGGCGGCATTGTTGATACATACAATTCTATCCCCGACTTTATGAGAACTCTAATCGTTAATGGCAATGTAAATGGACTGACAATGATGAACGATACAGAAATACAAAGCATGATAGAGCTTCGGGACAAAATCCTTAGGATATGGGGCCTGTTGCGATCTTCTGAAGATTTTGACCCGGCACTTTTGCAACCTATATTACAGGTAAATAAAGGTTTTTGTTTAGTTAAAATCCTTTTTAAGTTGAGTGGAAATATGACTTTTTTAGAGAAATTATCACATGGGACTGGTGGTCCCCTCACAAACCTTGGGAGGGAATTGGCATATCAGCAGACTATATCTGCAGTTAGAATGAATGTCTATAAAGCTTTTGCTAACAGAAAATAAAATCTATAATTGTGAAAGCATAAAAAGGCCTAATCAACTTGAATTATAAACCATTTATCGATGTCAAACCTTATCCCAAACTGCCAAGTAGAACTCAACTCATCTTCAATCCTAATCTAATTTGTTTAAGGCTACATTTGGCAGTAAAATCTGGGGATAGGATAATATGTTATTCTTGGTCTATCACTTATTCATTTCTGTAGCTTGCCTGTGCTTTCAATGCCTGTGCATCAATGCTGGACATGGTAAATCATCTTTAGCTGATCCTTTTAATGGGTGTCACCTACAACCTACTATTGCACTTGTTTCTAATAGTTCTCTTTTTGTGTTGTCACACATTCATCTTTGCATCTTCATCTCTGCCATGCTCAATCGTGGACAATTTTTTTTACCTTCCAACATCAATTGGCATGGGTGATAATCGACTGACTAATAATAATCTTGTAGACCTTCCCCTTTAACTTTGCAGGGATTTACTATCACATAATAAATCTAATGTACTTCTCCATTCCAAAAATCTTGCTTCTGTCATGTGGGTGACATTTTCTTTCCTCGTTTCTTCATTTGATGGAACCTAGGTGCTGAAGGTAATTGCTTTGTGAAAATTTTATGTCATCCAGTATAACTCTGCTTTTCTCTCAACAACCTCATTAAAATTGCAGCATTAAATCCATTTTAGTTTCATCTTAGCTTGAATGGAGTAGTTTCTTTTGGGCCAGTAGTGACTAGTAAGGTTACAAAAAGAAGCAGCCTCCTTTTCTCTTAAGTACCTCCCAATCTCTCACTTGGGTTCTAAATAGATAAGGATCTATAagccttcaatttttttttatgatttcatTCGTATGCTCGTCTCGTGTGTCTTTGGACAAGGTAAATTGGAACAGATATATTATAGTATGGAATAAGGTGTAATGAAGTCGATgttgatttctttttctttgttaagaaattttaagataaaaattATTAGGGCATCAATATGGGGCATATGTGATTTATGGTAAATGAAATGAGACATACTATCATAAGATAGTGCACTAATAATTTTTGTAGAGAAAACTGGTACTTTATCATGTTTCAAGAATCCATGTGAagaacttaattatttaaattgttattaGAAAACAGAAATCAGAAAACTAACTGGACATGTGTGAACCTGCAGGTCCTTCAACAGCCTGAGGGACGAAGCCTAGGAGGTCGTGTTATTGGTGGGATCACTCAACGTCTTTCTGCCCGGTTATTACAGCAAGTTCTCCGAACTCCAGTAACAATTTCTTCTTCAACTTCATAACCATTGCTGATAATTTTTTTAGTGTGTCATATGTACACCTTTGTATGCTTAAAAGAAGAAAAGGGGGGAAAAAAAAGAGGGGAAAATTTTGGTAGTTGTAATACTCCTTACCATTCTTTGCCTCATCTGTTgtgaaagagaaaatagaaaCAGATGTTTCAAATATGTACAAGGGAGGAAATGTGGTGGCAGTTACCATCGTTAAATTGAAGGGaatgaatgcagaagagcattgTATTTGCTTTGTCATTAGTTATGGAATCCAATTGGTGTCAcatataccaaaaaaaaaaaaaaaaaagtggaaaagaaaaaggaaaaatcgTCTCCAAACTTTCAAGACAACAATCATCGTCTGAGTTCATATTCATGTTTTCTATAAAGTCTTTTCTCAATTCTCATCGTCATGGCAATTGCAGATAAAGAATTTATTTTTCTGCGCAATAATTACTCTTCTTCAAAGGTATAATTAGGACTcatttaaaatcaattttgaaAGTACAAAAATGATCTATACTTCACAAGCtgctatttgtatatattattcacATTAAGGACACAAGATCAATTGATCAAGTTTTTATTCCAACTTCCTTTTGTTTGGATTTGGTTGTTTTAGCTGTTTTTCTAGTTGGTTCAccctttctttttttaatttgggTTGTATGGTTAGATTGGAACCTCCTTAGGTTTTGGTCCTTTTTAAGCTTTCCTAGACTAAAAACAAATTTCCATTTTACACCCATTGATTTCTTGTGATGAGTTATACCTGAATTCTCTTAATTCTTTAAGAAAACAAATTTGGGAAATTGTTGCAACATAAACAGTAATAATTTATCTACACCTTATATTAAATCTCAACTATTAACATTCTAAATTCCTAAATCTATTAAACTAGGCTATGCTTGCTCCACATAGTATCTGTAACAGTTTTTAGGAAATATTTATATTCTGAAGTTACTGAAATGAGAATGACACTGCTAAAGATGCAagcttataataataataataataataatgagaaAATTACTACAGAATAATTCTAATGATTAGAAGAAGCTCCCTTTTTTTTTCCCCATATATTTCACTCAGTTAAACACAGAGAAATAAAAGTAAAACAAAAACAAAACGGCTATCATGTGAAATAAGCTCTGATATTTAAGGACACTCTGGGATTGGCCTAAAGCATCTAAAACTTTTTGCTTTTCCTCATTCTCCCTGAGAGCTTTCATTTCTGCATCCATTCTCTTCTGCACCTCTATCTTAACAAGCTTCTGAACTGCTTCAGCTGCCCCAATTGCAACATGGCACTTTGATTTCTCTCTTTCTGCCATGGCCAATGCATTTTCTTCGGCTATATGTGCCTCCTTtaactttttctcttttttccttttccaTTCTTCAAGTtcagcagcctgcaatttttcatatATCTATCAAATTTCATGCCTGATTTTTCATATATCAAAATCTTCACACACGCACACAACTAATTTCACTTGAGCTTACTGAATTATTGTCTAATTTTCATTATGATCACTTAAAGAAATTTTCGTTCCATAAAAATCactcaattaaaaaattaattatagttgGGCCATTATACACTTGTTTCCTTGCTACGAGACGACGATGTGTCGGTTTAATAACTAAAAAATTACTCTTTAATCTAAGGGTTGATGGGGCGAGAGGGAAGTGTAAGCAATGGAAGAGTAAGAAAGGGTAAGGAAAGAGAAGGATAATGaggattataataaaaaaaactcaTGTTTGGGAATGGATAAATTAATGCAAAGGTAAGGAATTGTAAGGTATATTCTTTATGCATGGAAAAAAGGTGAAGAATGGGTAAATTTAAGGGTTGTCTAAATAGAAACATGCATAATTCTCAAATTCTctctaaaaaaaaattgaaatttgaggGATAAGAGGAGATAGGACTTACCCTTATCTTACCCTAAGACTTACCCTTATCTTACCCTTACCCTCCATTAACTTATTACTTACCTCTCTTTATCTTTATTTACATCTCCCTCACCCTCACACCACTGCACAATAATGGCTCTTATTTGGTAGAAATTTCTTGATTTGGTAAAAGTATGCGTGATGATCTGTTTTGGTTGAATGGCACGCTGCTACTCTTGTTTGGTATTTTTTTTTCATGCTTTGATTTGATAGAATGATTCCTTCATGCTATGATTTGGTGGAAATATCTTTTAACTTTCAGTTACCTCTCCTTCGAATATTGTTTGAGTTTGAATCATATGCCTTAAAAGggatttttttacaggttttggtTGAATCATGGTTGGGTTGATATGAATTGAAATGATTTTTCTTTGTATCGTTTTTTTTAGATATGTATTTTCTTTGAATTGTAATGAGAGAGAAGAACAACATAAAGAAAAGCaagagggagagaaagagaggacgAGAGAGACGAGAGAAGATGGTGAAGGGGGAGAAAAGAACAACAcaatgtgtgtgtgagagaggaaGGGGCAGAGATTGAGAATTGAGTTGCAGTAGAAAAAGGAATTTGCGGTGGTGGTGGTAATAGAAAGGATTAGGGAATCAAATGGAAAGAACAAGGGATATGTTAGGGTTTTAAGGAAATAGAGCATTGAAGAAAGGAGTAGCGGGGTCCTTG
Proteins encoded:
- the LOC110648472 gene encoding protein ACTIVITY OF BC1 COMPLEX KINASE 3, chloroplastic, which produces MVTMSLVSAGGHRFPTGPCLTPTVRRRGGRVRAALVEARPKAMPPLRDITLAKAGDRVDDLQAEARAMARAANASTYSPELLALKYGSKPIKVLRRTLNILIALGSFGLELWLDQRNGVFDQNKRRRAIELRKIFTQLGPTFVKLGQGLSTRPDICPSEYLEELSELQDALPTFADAEALSCIEEELGLPLDAIFSSMSPSPIAAASLGQVYKAKLKHSGQIVAVKVQRPGIEEAIGLDFYLIRGLGNFVNKYVDIITSDVVALIDEFGRRVYQELNYVQEGQNARRFKKLYADREDILVPDIYWKYTSGKVLTMEWVDGVKLNDQDAIERQGLKVLDLVNTGIQCSLRQLLEYGYFHADPHPGNLLATPEGKLAFLDFGMMSETPEAARSAIIGHVVHMVNRDYEAMARDYYVLDFLSCDVDVSPIVPALQNFFDDALNYTVSELNFKTLVDGLGAVFYQYPFNVPAYYALILRSLTVLEGLALNADPNFKVLAASYPYFAKRLLTDPNPYLRDALIELLFKDGKFRWNRLENLLVEGRKDRDFSAKDALQPVLKLLLAPDGEELRVLVVKESVRVTEAVVLGGIVDTYNSIPDFMRTLIVNGNVNGLTMMNDTEIQSMIELRDKILRIWGLLRSSEDFDPALLQPILQVLQQPEGRSLGGRVIGGITQRLSARLLQQVLRTPVTISSSTS